DNA from Quercus lobata isolate SW786 chromosome 1, ValleyOak3.0 Primary Assembly, whole genome shotgun sequence:
ACAACTAAGTATAGGAATAGCTCTTCACCTTCTTTGGATGGGCTCAGGAGGGGCGGGTTGCTAAGATACCTTTTCAGCTCTTTGAACGCCGCTTCGCATTCTTCCGTCCATGAAAACGCCTTCTTCAAAGTCTTGAAGAACGGGAGGCATTTGTCCGTTGCCTTCGAGACGAACCGATTGAGGGCCGCAATTCTCCCTGTTAGGGACTGCACTTCTTTGACCGTCCTGGGTGAAGACATTTCCAGGATGGCCCTGACCTTCTCGGGATTTGCTTCAATCCCTCTCTGCGATACTACAAACCCGAGAAAATTTCCCGAGGAAACACCAAAGGCACATTTGGACGGGTTTAGTTTCATGCTATACCGTCTGAGAGTATCGAACGTCTCTCTGAGGTCGTCCAGATGGTTTTCTTCTtccttgctcttgacgagcatatcgtcaACATAAACCTCCACATTTCTCCCGATTTGCTTCTCGAACATCTGGTTTACCAATCTTTGATAGGTGGCCCCTGCGTTTTTTAGCCCAAAAGGCATGACCCGATAGCAGTAAAGTCTCTGGCTGGTGATAAAAGcggtcttctcctggtcttcttcagccatttgTATCTGGTTATATCCTGAAAACGCGTCCATAAATGTGAGAAGTTTGTGTCCTGCTGTGGAGTCTACTAGCTGGTCGATCCTGGGCAGCGGGAAGCTATCTTTTGGGCATGCTTAgttcaggtctgtgaagtcgacacacatcctccacttcCCATTTGACTTTTTGACCATGACTACGTTGGCCAACCATTCCGGGTAGTGGACTTCTCGGATAAATTTTGCTGCAAGCAGCTCTTTTTGACCATGACTACGTTGGCCAACCATTCCGGGTAGTGGACTTCTCGGATAAATTTTGCTGCAAGCAGCTTATTTATCTTGTCCATCACTGCCTTATTTTGCTCGGGAGCAAAGACTCTCCTTTTCTGCTGGACAGGTTTCTTTTCCGGATCAACATTCAGATGATGCTGGATGAGACTTGCTGGGATTCCTGGCATATCCTTGTGGCTCCAGGCGAAAATGTCGAGGTTGCTCTTCAGAAAGCTGACGATTTCGCCTTTCGCCTTTTGACTCATGCTCGTCCCTATTTGGGTCGTCCTGGGAGGGTTCCCGTCAGCCAGATCTACCGTTTCAAGTTTCTCCATAATCTCTGGCGTCTTCTCCTCAATTGTCCACGTATGGTTTTCTTTTAAGGCCAGGACGGCATGGTAGCATTCCCTGGCCAGCACTTGATCTCCCTTAATCTCCCCGATTCCATGTTCTGTTGGGAACTTCACCTTTAAGCAGTAGGTGGAGATAACAGCCTTCCAGCGATTAAGCATTGGTCTGCCAATGATCACATTGTAGGACGAGGGTGAGTCTACTATTAGAAAATTGTGCTGGTTGGTTACCTGGAGGGGGTATGACCCGGTTGTTACTGTTAAGGTTGTGATTCCTCTGGGGTACACTCTGTCCCCGCTGAAACTGACTAGGGGAAACTCAAAAGGACGAAGCCTTTATGGGTCCAGCTTTAGTTGTTGGAAAGCAGGGAGATAGATTATATCTGCTGAACTTCCGCTGTCGACCAGGACTCTTCGCGTGTTGAACCCCTCGATCATGATCATAATGACGAGCGGGTCATCATGGGGTTGCTTCACACTTCTGGCATCTTCCTTAGAGAAATGCAAGTCTTCACTGGTGCGTCTTTGCTTTGACGGTGGTACATTGTGGACGCTGTTTACCTGTCTTTGATATGACTTCCTGAGAGACTTGAATGATCCTCCGGCGGTTGGTCCCCCGGCGATGGTCTTTATCTCCCCTAGCGCGTTCTGTGGACGAGGTTGGGGACGATCTTCGTCTCTTCGTGCACTCACTGGCTGGCTTTTCTGCCCGTACCTACCGAAATCCCCCCTTTTTACATACTGTTGTAGCTTCCCATTACGGATGAGCTCTTCAATCTGCTCTTTTAGGTCCCTACAGTCCTCCGTGTAGTGCCCATGATCCTTATGGAAACGGCAGTATTTCCTCTTGTCACGTAATCCAGGTGCTGAATGGAGTGGCTTTGGCCACTTTAGGGATGGTTCGTCCCTTATTTCTGTTAGAATCTGATCTACTGGCATCACCAGCGGGGTGAACTTTGATGGACGATTGTTTTTATCGTCTCTCCTTCTATTTCCATCGTCATTCCGTCTGTCAGCCCGTTCCCGTTTTAGCCCTCTTCGATcgtcctccttttctttcttcttttccctatTCTTATCTGCTCCATCAATAGCTGCCAGGGCTTCCtccgcgttcatgtacttctgagCCTTTAACAGTGCCTCGGCCATCGTCTTAGGGGGGTTCTTTGCCAAGGATGCCACAAAATCCCTGGACTTCAATCCTGCTTTGAAGGTTGTGAGATGTACC
Protein-coding regions in this window:
- the LOC115993118 gene encoding uncharacterized protein LOC115993118 — protein: MESSTNPDPAALALQIQSLSATVEELTRQNQEMKQRLLQESNRAERGDDEDSNRRRTSTPEEASSDLLREMRKEMDELRNAIKGKTDQNLERIVRKTDSPFTIAVQECPDDPRPPTAPNEIFCRSFPTTLKGAAREWFNKLPTSSIDNFEQLSSSFVRHFVGGQRPKRTADHLLTIKQGEKEPLRSYVTRFTRGMLEIDETDDKVHLTTFKAGLKSRDFVASLAKNPPKTMAEALLKAQKYMNAEEALAAIDGADKNREKKKEKEDDRRGLKRERADRRNDDGNRRRDDKNNRPSKFTPLVMPVDQILTEIRDEPSLKWPKPLHSAPGLRDKRKYCRFHKDHGHYTEDCRDLKEQIEELIRNGKLQQYVKRGDFGRYGQKSQPVSARRDEDRPQPRPQNALGEIKTIAGGPTAGGSFKSLRKSYQRQVNSVHNVPPSKQRRTSEDLHFSKEDARSVKQPHDDPLVIMIMIEGFNTRRVLVDSGSSADIIYLPAFQQLKLDP